The DNA sequence TTCCATGTAAAAGAAGTTTTACACCTTCTTTTGCAACCACCTCGGGCTTAACGGGTTTATTGCTTTTCATCATATTGGCTTGGAGCATTTCTTCATTATAGAAGCCTGTATCGATCGGCCCGGGACATAATGCTGTTACAACTACGCCCGTTCCTTCCAGTTCGGAAGCGAGGGTTTCGGTAAAAGCCAGAACAAAAGTTTTCGTTGCAGAATACACCGAATAATAAGGGAATGGCAAGAATGCCATCAGAGATGAGATATTCATAATCCTGCCTGATTTTCTGGCCACCATATCTTTGACAAACAATTTGTTAAGTGCCACGAGACTGGAAATATTCAAATCGATCATTTTTAATTCTTCTTCCAATGATGTTTTTGTAAATTCCCCGTAAGTTCCTACACCAGCATTATTAACCAATCCGGTTACAAACAGATTTCTGTCCTGAACTTCACGGTATAGTGCAACGGCATTTTCAACAACAGACAAATCTTTGACAATATATTCCACGGAAATTCCGTATGTAGCAGTGAGTTCTGATGCAAGTTTTTTGAGCTTATCTTCGCTTCGGGCTACCAAAATCAGATCTTTTTTTAATTCAGCTAACTGAACGGCCATATGGTAACCTATCCCGGATGATGCGCCTGTTATTAAAATGTATTCTTTCATTTTTATTCAATTTTAATATTCTTCTTTGTTTTCAATGTCCAGACTTGGAGGAATCAGTTTGTACATTACCGGCGTAACAATTCTAGAGAGAATCGTCGAGCTGATAAGTCCGCCAATCAATACGATGGCTAATGGAGCGATCAAAGGATTGGAGTTTAAAGCCAAAGGAATTAAACCGCAGATCGCCGTGATGGAAGTTAAAACTACAGGAAGAAAACGCGTTTCACCCGCAATAGCAATAGCCTCATCAATCGAATGGCCTTCCAATCTCAACTGGTTGGTAAAATCCACCAGTAACAGAGAATTTTTAACCTGAATTCCGGACAGTCCGATAAATCCGATGATTGCCACTAATGACATCGGGCTTCCATCAATCAGTAACAAAATGACACCTCCCAAAATCCCCAATGGAATAATCGACAATACAATGATAATTCCTTTAAAAGTTTTAAACTGAAGCAACAGCACCGCAATGAAAAGAAAAGTGCTTAAGATAATGACAGAAATGAAATTTCCTCCTAATGCATCGCCTTCTGATTCCTTTTCTCCCGACAGTTTATAGTAATAGCCTTTTGGCATTTTCAGCTGATCCAATTGAGGAATAATGTCAACCAATAAATCATTGGCATAATATCCTTTTCCAGACATGGCCGAAACCTTTGCAAATCTTGATTTATTGAAATGGTTGATTGCCGTAGGAGATGTTTCAAATGAAACGGCAGCAATCTCATTGAGCGCAATTGGTACGCCTTGCACATTATTGACATACAGATTCTTCAGGGCGTCCAGATTAGAAAATTTTTCTCTCGGTAAAGTCAGCGTTACTGTTCTTGCATCGCCGCGGTCGTCGATGTAGTCTCCCACCGGCAATCCGGCTACGGCAAGACGAATGACTTTATCCACCTCACTCGTCATCACTCCTAGAGTTCTCGCTTTTTCCTTGTTGATTTTTACTTTAACATCGGTTTTGTAGGTGTTTAGTTCATTGTTGATGTACATCGTTCCTTCTTGTTTTCTCAAAATATTTTCTACCTGAGAAGAAAGTTGCCTCAAAACAGCAGGATCTTCCCCAAATAAGCGCACGACAATATTGGCTTCAATCGGAGTTCCCTGTTCAAAATCTTTTACCTCAACTTTGGCGTAAGGCATTGTTTTGAATTTTTCCCTTAAAGTTTCAATCAAAGCAGTCTTCGTTTCAGGTTTTGCTTCGTCATCCAACTGCACAAAGATCTGCGCAAAATCAGGCTTTCTGTCCTGTGGATGCACATTGTAGTAAATCTGTGGATTTCCTTTTCCAACATTGGAAGTGTAAAAGGTTATTTCTTGATGCTTTTTTAATTCTGATTCAACAATCCTGGCAACACGGTCACTCTCTGAAATATTAGACTGAAGCGGTGTTTTGATATTGATCAGAAACATCGGTTTTTCTGAAGTTGGGAATAATTTAAAACCTGTTAAACTGAATAATCCAAATGCCAAAACACTTAATGCGATTGAAATTCCGATTGTTATTTTGGGATATTTCAAGGCTTTCGGCATAATTCCTTTGTAACTGTTGGTCAGAAATTTCTGAAGATACTGTAGGAAAATATTTCCACCTTCGTGGTCGTGGGTCTTCAGGAATCGGCTGCCTAAAAATGGAACAAGGGTTAGCGCAACCAGCATGGACGCCAAAACACTCGTAATTACAGCTACCGGAAGGCTCCGTATGAATTCCCCTGCGATATCAGGAAGGAATACCAATGGTAAAAATGCAATGATCAATGTTGCGGTACATCCTACAACCGCCAAACCGATCTGTTTGGTTCCTTTAAGAACCGCATCTTTTTTAGAATGCCCTTCACGTAACCAGCGCTCTATATTTTCCACAACCACAATACTGTCATCAACCAATAATCCCAATGCTACAACCAATCCCACGATGCTCAACTGATTCAGTGAAAATCCTAATGCATTCATCGCAATTAAACCTAATGCCAACGAAAGCGGAATTGAAATCATTACAATAACAGATGCTCTTGAACCTAAAGGCAGTAGTGTAATGATAACCAAAACAATGGCTAATCCGAAGTCAAAACCTAAATGACCCAGCCGCTGGGAAACCATATCAGCCTGGTCGAAGTTTTTGATCATCTTAATATTTTCAGGAAGATCTTTTGAGAATTCTTCCAAAATAGGGGCAAATTGTTTCTGAACATCGGTAATATTCACATTATCCTTCATTCCGGCACTTACAAGAATGCAACGATGGCCATTGATTCGGGTGATATGGTCAACGGTCTGCGATTTGTAACCAACCTCGGCAACGTCTTTCATATAGACAATCTTACCATTGGCATTATAAATGACGGTGTTGGCAACATCCTGTTCATTTTTGAATTTACCGCTGGTTTTAACATTGAACACCTTGGTTCCCATATCGATACTTCCTCCGGGGATATCGGCTGCCTCACTCTGCAAACTTCCCATCACAACATTTAAGGGTATTCTCAGTTGTGCAAGCTTATCCAGTTTAAGATCAACCCTAATCTCCTGCTCTGGCATTCCTGAGTAGATGACATTTTTAAGATTCGTGATCTTTTCAAGTTTTGTTTTAAGCTTATCTGCCTCATCCCGAAGTTTTTTCTCGGAAGCACTCTCAGAAACCAGGGCAACCTGCAGAATTTTCACATCAGAAGATGATATCTTTTCTGTTTTGATCTGATAAATATCTTTCGGAAGCTCACTGTTTTTTAAGGCATTAATCTCAGTTGAAATTTCCTGATACTTATTATCAACATCAACACCATATTTAAATTTAACCTGAAAAGCGGCAACGCCGTCTTCTACAGTCGTCAGTATTTTATCAATATTTTCCAGCCCGTAGATTTTATTTTCGATGGGCTTTACCACCTGCTCTTCCATATCTTTCGGGCTTGTTCCGGGATAGATCACGGTGATCAGATATTGTGGCGGATGCGTGGATGGATCTTCGGATCTTGGCATTGTGAAGAGCGTTAAGAAACCGACCACCGCAACAAGAAGAAATATGATCAGCGTAAACTGATAATTTTTAACGGCAAAATTTGTAATCTTCATCGTTTCTTAATTAATAATTTTAATGATTGATTGCTCATTCAGATAAGCACTGTTGGAGATTACGATTTTATTGTTCTTTTGAAGTCCGTCCTTTACAAAAACTTTATCATTTTCAAATCTGGCAATCGTAATAGGTCTTTTCTTTACCTTGTTGTTTTCTACCACAAAAACAAAAGCTTTGTTCCCGTCAGCTTCAATTAAGGAATTGTAGGGAACCATTATAAAATCTTCCGAATGCTCAGTTTTAATCTCGGCTTTTCCAAACATTCCTACTGCGGGCTTGCTGTCATTCATCGTCAGTTTAAGCTCCACCTGAAAAGAGCCAAGCGCCATATCAGCTGCCTGCGACTTCCTGAAAATAAAGGCATCGAAACTTTTACCGGGATAGCCATCCAATGTAACTACTGCTTTTTGGCCGATCTTTACAGAAGCCCATTCGGTATCGGTAAGTCCTACTTTCAATAGATAATTATTATTGTTGGAAGTTTCATTAATCATGAGAACCGGTGAGCCTGGTCCTACAATCTCACCTTTACCGGCCACTTTTTGGGAAACGAAACCGTCCGCGGCTGCATAAATTTTTGCATATCTGGCATTGAATGCAACCACATCTTTCTGTTTACGGGCGATATCCAGTCCGGTCTTGGTGTTCTGAACCTGCTCCAAGGTATACACGCTGTCTTTATATAAGTTGGTGGCGCGTCTGTAATCACGTTCGTATTTCTGCACATTTAAATCCGACTGATTGAGGCCTGAACGAATCTCTGTCTCGTCCAAAGTGGCCAGTAGCTGACCTTTTCTGAAAAACTGTCCTTCCTCCACAAAAATTCCGTTCACAACTCCTCCTATTTTAAAGGAATAGGTGGTTTCATTTTCTGTGGTTACCAAACCGGAGGCATTAATGTTTGAAGCAAGAGCCAATGATCCTACAGACGCTGTTTTTACGGCAATTATATCAGTTGTTTCAAATGGTTTTGACTCTTTTTTTTCTTCTTTGCAGGAAGCTGTCAGCAAGATTGAAAGCAGGGATATGGTTATGGTTTTATTCATAATAACTGTGTTGATTTTATTGATTAAGATTGAAAGTGGCATTGGCTCTTTCCAGTTCTGCGAAGGCAATCCATGAATTGTAAAGGGCAATGTTGGTATTAAGCTGTGTGTTGACGACCTGATTTTGGGCATCCAGCAATTCGATGTAGATCGCTAAACCTTCTTTGTATAATTTGGTGACATCATCATTGTATTTTGTAGC is a window from the Chryseobacterium indologenes genome containing:
- a CDS encoding efflux RND transporter permease subunit; this encodes MKITNFAVKNYQFTLIIFLLVAVVGFLTLFTMPRSEDPSTHPPQYLITVIYPGTSPKDMEEQVVKPIENKIYGLENIDKILTTVEDGVAAFQVKFKYGVDVDNKYQEISTEINALKNSELPKDIYQIKTEKISSSDVKILQVALVSESASEKKLRDEADKLKTKLEKITNLKNVIYSGMPEQEIRVDLKLDKLAQLRIPLNVVMGSLQSEAADIPGGSIDMGTKVFNVKTSGKFKNEQDVANTVIYNANGKIVYMKDVAEVGYKSQTVDHITRINGHRCILVSAGMKDNVNITDVQKQFAPILEEFSKDLPENIKMIKNFDQADMVSQRLGHLGFDFGLAIVLVIITLLPLGSRASVIVMISIPLSLALGLIAMNALGFSLNQLSIVGLVVALGLLVDDSIVVVENIERWLREGHSKKDAVLKGTKQIGLAVVGCTATLIIAFLPLVFLPDIAGEFIRSLPVAVITSVLASMLVALTLVPFLGSRFLKTHDHEGGNIFLQYLQKFLTNSYKGIMPKALKYPKITIGISIALSVLAFGLFSLTGFKLFPTSEKPMFLINIKTPLQSNISESDRVARIVESELKKHQEITFYTSNVGKGNPQIYYNVHPQDRKPDFAQIFVQLDDEAKPETKTALIETLREKFKTMPYAKVEVKDFEQGTPIEANIVVRLFGEDPAVLRQLSSQVENILRKQEGTMYINNELNTYKTDVKVKINKEKARTLGVMTSEVDKVIRLAVAGLPVGDYIDDRGDARTVTLTLPREKFSNLDALKNLYVNNVQGVPIALNEIAAVSFETSPTAINHFNKSRFAKVSAMSGKGYYANDLLVDIIPQLDQLKMPKGYYYKLSGEKESEGDALGGNFISVIILSTFLFIAVLLLQFKTFKGIIIVLSIIPLGILGGVILLLIDGSPMSLVAIIGFIGLSGIQVKNSLLLVDFTNQLRLEGHSIDEAIAIAGETRFLPVVLTSITAICGLIPLALNSNPLIAPLAIVLIGGLISSTILSRIVTPVMYKLIPPSLDIENKEEY
- a CDS encoding efflux RND transporter periplasmic adaptor subunit, which gives rise to MNKTITISLLSILLTASCKEEKKESKPFETTDIIAVKTASVGSLALASNINASGLVTTENETTYSFKIGGVVNGIFVEEGQFFRKGQLLATLDETEIRSGLNQSDLNVQKYERDYRRATNLYKDSVYTLEQVQNTKTGLDIARKQKDVVAFNARYAKIYAAADGFVSQKVAGKGEIVGPGSPVLMINETSNNNNYLLKVGLTDTEWASVKIGQKAVVTLDGYPGKSFDAFIFRKSQAADMALGSFQVELKLTMNDSKPAVGMFGKAEIKTEHSEDFIMVPYNSLIEADGNKAFVFVVENNKVKKRPITIARFENDKVFVKDGLQKNNKIVISNSAYLNEQSIIKIIN
- a CDS encoding SDR family NAD(P)-dependent oxidoreductase; this encodes MKEYILITGASSGIGYHMAVQLAELKKDLILVARSEDKLKKLASELTATYGISVEYIVKDLSVVENAVALYREVQDRNLFVTGLVNNAGVGTYGEFTKTSLEEELKMIDLNISSLVALNKLFVKDMVARKSGRIMNISSLMAFLPFPYYSVYSATKTFVLAFTETLASELEGTGVVVTALCPGPIDTGFYNEEMLQANMMKSNKPVKPEVVAKEGVKLLLHGKGKKIVGFMNWFLSNIPRVTPDFLMMKIKKNLAAKG